A genome region from Nicotiana tabacum cultivar K326 chromosome 13, ASM71507v2, whole genome shotgun sequence includes the following:
- the LOC142168368 gene encoding ethylene-response factor C3-like, with the protein MDLKIQDHEKLISIKVEVESLSLETNDSISKEEKHYIGVRKRPWGKFAAEIRDSTRNGRRVWLGTFDTAEEAAMTYDQAAFCMRGPSTCLNFSVEKVRESLQKMECNNLNDGLLSPAAALKEKHKKRNSSSSRKKQVNIIKEEENVFIFEDLGPDLLDELLSEYSSCSN; encoded by the coding sequence ATGGATTTGAAGATCCAAGATCATGAGAAACTAATCTCAATCAAAGTTGAAGTTGAATCATTATCATTAGAAACTAATGATTCCATTTCTAAGGAAGAAAAACACTATATAGGTGTCCGAAAACGGCCATGGGGAAAATTTGCAGCTGAAATTAGGGATTCAACAAGGAATGGTAGAAGGGTTTGGCTTGGAACTTTTGATACTGCTGAAGAAGCTGCTATGACTTATGATCAAGCTGCATTTTGCATGAGAGGTCCTTCAACTTGTTTGAATTTCTCAGTTGAAAAAGTGCGCGAATCGCTACAAAAAATGGAATGTAATAACCTAAATGATGGATTGTTGTCACCAGCTGCAGCCCTAAAAGAGAAACATAAGAAGAGAAATAGTAGTAGTTCAAGAAAGAAGCAAGTGAATATTATTAAAGAAGAAGAGAATGTGTTTATATTTGAAGATTTAGGTCCTGATCTATTAGATGAACTCTTATCTGAGTATTCTTCTTGTTCAAATTAG